The Mixophyes fleayi isolate aMixFle1 chromosome 1, aMixFle1.hap1, whole genome shotgun sequence genome includes a region encoding these proteins:
- the LOC142151229 gene encoding olfactory receptor 4E2-like: MPELCSAHHQNAFFSQSLSTDFSVHSNHSNNRDRQIVGCCQFDPCFDPALLQDVSEEHVPEPHSKLKNLIAKHSNDREKSHPLSTTSGKFNATEVTEFVFLVFSFPPSLQYAVFSLFLLLYTLLLCGNIVIMLTIRADYRLHNPMYFFLGKLSFIDLCYSSVTVPKMLVDFLSDRKSISFNGCITQLYFLHFFGCAECFLFTAMAYDRYVAICKPLQYSSIMSKQLCLWMVAVTWTIGFVHSNIQTTLTMGLPFCDPNEINSFVCDVPPLIRLACTDTNMIDAMIVSNSGIVALGCFLTVLISYIGIGKVIFKIRNVEGRRKAFSTCSSHLTVVTLFFGPCVFIYMRPSKTFQDDELVTVFYTVIAPMLNPIIYTLRNEEIKTSIKNLWRSSLFSPASSPSPIFCSIHSPPHTFSVASIPPFL, encoded by the exons ATGCCGGAGCTCTGTTCCGCCCACCACCAGAATGCCTTTTTTTCCCAAagcttgtccacagacttcagcgTCCATTCAAACCACTCCAACAACAGGGATAGGCAAATTGTTGGCTGCTGTCAATTTGATCCATGTTTCGACCCGGCTCTTCTGCAA GATGTGTCGGAGGagcacgttccagagccccatAGCAAACTGAAGAACCTCATAGCCAAACATTCAAATgaccgggag AAATCTCATCCTTTGAGCACTACATCGGGGAAATTCAATGCAACGGAAGTGACagaatttgtttttttggttttttcctTTCCCCCCAGTCTCCAGTATGCTGTTTTCTCACTCTTCCTGCTGTTATACACCTTGCTTCTGTGTGGGAATATTGTGATCATGTTGACCATCAGGGCAGATTATCGTCTCCATAACCCAATGTACTTTTTCCTTGGTAAACTGTCTTTCATTGATCTTTGCTACTCATCTGTAACTGTGCCAAAGATGTTGGTAGATTTCCTTTCTGACAGGAAGTCTATTTCATTTAATGGATGCATCACTCAACTGTACTTCTTACACTTCTTTGGCTGTgcagaatgttttctttttacagctATGGCTTATGATCGCTATGTAGCTATCTGCAAACCACTGCAATATTCCAGCATTATGAGCAAACAGCTTTGTCTCTGGATGGTAGCAGTAACATGGACTATTGGCTTTGTTCACTCCAACATCCAGACAACATTAACTATGGGGCTGCCATTCTGTGACCCTAATGAAATTAACAGTTTTGTTTGTGATGTCCCACCTCTAATAAGGCTGGCATGTACTGACACAAACATGATTGATGCCATGATAGTGTCTAACAGTGGGATTGTAGCATTAGGCTGCTTTTTGACTGTCCTAATATCATACATTGGCATTGGTAAGGTTATCTTTAAAATACGAAATGTTGAAGGGAGACGCAAAGCATTTTCAACTTGTTCTTCACATCTTACAGTGGTAACTTTGTTCTTCGGACCCTGTGTCTTCATTTACATGAGACCATCCAAAACCTTTCAAGATGATGAACTGGTGACTGTGTTCTACACTGTCATAGCACCAATGCTGAATCCAATTATCTATACCTTGAGGAATGAGGAAAttaagacatccattaaaaatctctggagaag